From one uncultured Paludibacter sp. genomic stretch:
- the dfrA gene encoding Dihydrofolate reductase, with product MPKVSIIVAVADNYAIGKNNKLPWHLPADLKRFKELTTGHAVVMGKRTFESLPNGPLPNRKNIVLTTILEGDFDKYYEATSLRDALELCEKEKQVFIIGGASVFKQALDFPDINTMYITWIHASFEADIYFPKFDTTKWKEISREDHQADEKNPFAYSFCEYKRIKK from the coding sequence ATGCCAAAAGTTTCAATAATAGTCGCTGTTGCCGACAATTATGCCATAGGCAAAAACAATAAATTACCTTGGCATTTACCTGCCGATTTGAAACGTTTCAAAGAATTAACCACCGGACACGCTGTAGTAATGGGAAAACGAACTTTTGAAAGTTTGCCGAATGGACCGCTTCCAAATAGAAAAAACATTGTATTAACAACCATTCTCGAGGGTGATTTTGATAAATATTATGAAGCAACCTCGCTTCGTGATGCTTTGGAACTTTGTGAAAAAGAAAAGCAAGTATTTATAATCGGAGGCGCTTCTGTTTTTAAACAGGCATTGGATTTTCCGGACATTAATACAATGTATATAACATGGATACATGCTTCTTTTGAAGCGGATATTTATTTTCCAAAATTCGACACCACAAAATGGAAAGAAATTAGTAGAGAAGATCATCAAGCCGATGAAAAAAATCCTTTCGCTTATTCTTTTTGCGAATATAAAAGGATAAAAAAATAA
- a CDS encoding Peptidase M56 BlaR1 (modular protein), translated as MEIILYYILRSSIALTVLYLFYKFVASKNTLHQYNRIMILFFFVCSLLLPLFSLDISWMFPHKTETATFDISQFNINEGIIIPDTQSNIEIPWIKILSSAYFTGIIITFLIFSISFSRMFYIILKSEKRKLGNGITLYIYDKDVSPFSWMSFLVISHEDFLSDSSSIILHEKAHIQQHHSWDMLLANIYTVFYWFNPFAWLLRKELQTIHEFQADEKVISTGTDVKEYQLLLIRKCVGENKFMLANNFEYSNLHKRIKMIMKTNSAKQKKWIYAIIPFLFIIISGVLSAENLHSKITTSDESIDLQNDSIKKEIKVVCINDTTFVTEKVNGVVTTSKIIGKESSDSIKGRKIIVIKNNDKDGIKTTKKIIIVRDSLDNKEKRIIILDGKEITGDEMIKIKPEDIDNVNVLKSEPATKVYGEKGKNGVVIIKRKGHLIDSNSPVDNSTAPIYIVDGIPTDKEKVSSIDGKEIASVSVLKDASATALYGTRGLNGVVLITTKKANGKNISENIKETSNALYIIDGVYTDKKVIDKTDPSNIASVSVLKGDEAIKMYGKRGKNGVINITTKKYSTNAKESPVKEDVMNYIEKQKTKKMTSAKITGEGNKVITKGINDKNTAVFIDGQLADVKTLQKMDYSKIRVINSDPLSNFPELAIKYNLKKERIVQVFTK; from the coding sequence ATGGAAATCATTTTATATTACATACTTCGCTCAAGCATTGCGTTGACAGTTTTATATCTTTTCTACAAGTTCGTTGCAAGCAAAAATACGCTTCATCAATACAATAGAATAATGATTTTGTTCTTTTTTGTTTGTTCACTTTTGCTGCCGTTGTTTAGTTTGGATATTTCGTGGATGTTCCCGCATAAAACTGAAACCGCAACATTTGATATTTCGCAATTTAATATCAATGAGGGAATTATCATTCCTGACACTCAATCAAATATTGAAATTCCGTGGATAAAAATTTTGAGCAGCGCCTATTTTACAGGAATAATTATAACATTCCTTATTTTTTCAATAAGTTTTTCTCGGATGTTTTACATTATCTTAAAATCAGAAAAAAGAAAATTGGGAAACGGAATTACACTTTACATCTATGATAAAGACGTTTCTCCTTTCAGTTGGATGAGTTTCCTGGTTATTTCACATGAAGATTTTTTGAGCGATAGTTCATCTATTATTCTTCACGAAAAAGCTCACATTCAGCAGCATCATTCTTGGGATATGCTTTTGGCAAATATATATACTGTTTTTTATTGGTTTAATCCGTTTGCGTGGCTACTCCGAAAGGAACTGCAGACCATACACGAGTTTCAGGCAGACGAAAAGGTGATTTCTACCGGAACCGACGTAAAAGAATATCAATTATTATTAATTCGCAAATGCGTGGGCGAAAACAAGTTTATGCTGGCAAACAATTTCGAATACAGCAATTTGCACAAACGTATTAAAATGATTATGAAAACAAATTCAGCAAAACAAAAAAAATGGATTTACGCGATTATTCCATTCTTATTTATAATTATTTCAGGAGTACTATCGGCAGAAAATCTTCACTCAAAGATTACAACATCAGACGAAAGTATTGATTTACAAAATGATTCAATAAAAAAAGAAATCAAAGTAGTGTGTATAAATGACACCACATTTGTAACTGAAAAAGTAAACGGCGTGGTTACAACATCTAAAATTATTGGAAAAGAATCTTCTGATTCAATTAAAGGAAGAAAAATAATTGTAATTAAAAATAATGATAAAGATGGAATAAAAACCACAAAAAAAATCATCATTGTTCGTGATTCTCTCGACAATAAAGAAAAACGGATTATTATTTTAGATGGTAAAGAAATCACAGGAGATGAAATGATAAAAATAAAACCGGAAGATATTGATAACGTTAATGTGTTAAAAAGTGAACCAGCAACCAAAGTTTACGGCGAAAAAGGGAAAAATGGAGTAGTAATAATAAAAAGAAAAGGACATTTAATTGATTCAAACTCACCTGTAGATAATTCCACTGCTCCAATTTACATAGTTGATGGTATTCCTACTGATAAAGAAAAAGTAAGTTCTATTGATGGAAAAGAGATTGCATCTGTTTCGGTGCTTAAAGATGCATCAGCAACAGCGCTTTACGGAACTCGGGGTTTAAATGGAGTAGTCCTCATCACGACAAAAAAAGCGAATGGAAAAAATATCTCAGAAAATATAAAAGAAACAAGCAATGCACTGTATATTATTGATGGAGTTTATACTGATAAAAAAGTAATAGACAAAACAGATCCTTCTAATATTGCTTCTGTTTCAGTGTTAAAAGGAGATGAAGCCATAAAAATGTACGGGAAAAGAGGAAAAAATGGTGTGATAAATATAACAACAAAAAAATACTCTACCAACGCAAAAGAAAGTCCTGTGAAAGAAGATGTAATGAATTACATTGAAAAACAGAAAACTAAAAAAATGACATCTGCAAAAATTACCGGCGAAGGAAACAAAGTAATAACTAAGGGAATTAATGATAAAAATACAGCTGTTTTTATTGACGGACAACTTGCTGATGTAAAAACACTTCAAAAAATGGATTATTCAAAAATTCGGGTAATAAATTCTGATCCGCTTTCAAATTTCCCCGAATTGGCAATTAAATATAATTTGAAAAAAGAAAGAATCGTACAGGTTTTCACCAAATAA
- a CDS encoding OmpA/MotB domain protein — MKKHNISYLFTLLLVGIFFTSCGIEARLRKADKHYALGEYAIAGNLYKSVYTRTPSSQKEKRAAIAFKQAECYRLINYYRAEQVYQNAVRYKYPNDTVYLRLAQMQMRNGKYADAVKTFTTFLQTHPESELAQNGLKATSYALDLKNNPTRYVIRESKEFNAGRSSTFSPAYXGTDGDVLYFTSNRKFGKKNIVRKNNGVSGQPNNHIFTVKKNNAGKWEKIEQVEGGITTGNDEGVASFSPDGRSMYFTRSNTVEDKGSGTIIMVSNRAGGSWSEPQKVQLFRDSTVSVGHPAVSPDGETLYFVSDAPGGLGGKDIWKAXNIQGEWSAIENLGPEXNTQGDDMFPSFDSNGTLYYSTDGKPGMGGLDIFSAKLQPDGXWKVENIGFPINSNNDDFGIAFSGKTNSGYFSSNRGQSRGYDKLWSFVLPELEYVLSGKITDIKGETVPDAKIKIVGNDGENARIQAKGDGTYRFKMKKGVXYVMMASARGYLNQKNQINTLEVSDRKSEDFKIDFQLTPISKPVQMNNIFYEFAKWTLTPESETGLQSLVKLLNDNPNITIELSSHTDYVGNNDANKTLSEKRAQSVVDYLIKAGIAKDRLTAVGYGEEQPFTVDAATTRKYSFLKMNAPLTEEYILTLTPEQQEVSNQINRRTEFKVLKTTYNLY, encoded by the coding sequence ATGAAAAAACACAACATATCGTATCTGTTCACTTTGCTTTTAGTTGGGATATTTTTCACTTCCTGCGGCATTGAAGCTCGCCTGCGTAAAGCTGACAAGCATTACGCACTGGGAGAATATGCCATTGCTGGAAATTTATATAAAAGCGTTTATACCCGCACACCTTCCAGTCAAAAAGAAAAACGCGCTGCCATTGCTTTTAAACAAGCTGAATGTTACCGGTTAATAAATTATTACCGTGCCGAACAAGTGTATCAAAACGCTGTTAGATATAAATATCCTAACGATACGGTTTATTTACGGTTAGCACAAATGCAGATGCGAAACGGAAAATACGCCGATGCTGTCAAAACTTTTACTACATTTCTCCAAACTCACCCTGAAAGTGAACTTGCGCAAAATGGATTAAAAGCCACATCCTACGCTTTAGATCTTAAAAATAATCCTACAAGATACGTTATCAGAGAGTCTAAAGAATTTAATGCAGGACGTTCTTCTACTTTTAGTCCCGCTTACNTTGGAACCGATGGAGATGTTCTTTATTTTACATCCAATCGTAAATTTGGAAAGAAAAACATCGTCCGTAAAAATAATGGAGTGAGCGGACAACCAAACAATCATATCTTCACGGTAAAGAAAAATAACGCCGGAAAATGGGAAAAAATAGAACAAGTAGAAGGAGGCATTACTACCGGTAATGATGAAGGAGTCGCCTCTTTTTCTCCCGATGGGCGCTCTATGTATTTCACACGTTCCAATACCGTAGAAGACAAAGGCAGCGGAACTATTATTATGGTTTCAAACAGAGCCGGCGGTTCTTGGAGCGAGCCCCAAAAAGTACAACTTTTCCGCGACAGTACCGTTTCGGTAGGTCATCCTGCGGTTTCTCCCGATGGAGAAACGCTTTACTTTGTATCGGATGCTCCGGGAGGTTTAGGCGGAAAAGATATATGGAAAGCAANCAACATCCAAGGAGAATGGAGCGCTATTGAAAATCTNGGACCTGAANTTAATACGCAAGGCGACGACATGTTTCCTTCTTTCGACTCTAACGGAACGCTGTATTATTCAACCGATGGAAAACCAGGAATGGGAGGATTGGATATTTTTTCTGCAAAACTACAACCTGATGGAAANTGGAAAGTAGAAAACATAGGATTTCCTATTAATTCCAATAACGATGATTTTGGTATTGCATTTTCGGGGAAAACAAACAGCGGATATTTTTCTTCCAACAGAGGACAATCACGCGGATACGATAAACTTTGGAGTTTTGTTTTACCTGAATTGGAATACGTTTTGTCCGGAAAAATTACCGACATTAAAGGAGAAACCGTTCCCGACGCAAAAATAAAAATTGTAGGAAATGATGGCGAAAACGCCCGGATTCAAGCAAAAGGAGACGGAACCTATCGATTTAAAATGAAAAAAGGGGTANAATATGTAATGATGGCGTCTGCACGCGGATATTTAAATCAGAAAAATCAAATTAACACATTAGAAGTAAGCGACCGCAAAAGTGAAGATTTCAAAATAGATTTTCAGCTTACACCTATTTCAAAACCGGTGCAAATGAATAATATTTTTTATGAATTTGCTAAATGGACACTCACGCCTGAATCTGAAACAGGACTTCAAAGTTTAGTTAAATTGCTGAACGATAATCCGAACATCACAATTGAATTAAGTTCGCATACGGATTATGTTGGAAATAACGATGCGAACAAAACACTTTCAGAGAAGCGTGCACAATCTGTTGTTGATTATTTGATAAAAGCCGGAATTGCTAAAGACAGACTCACAGCTGTCGGTTATGGCGAAGAACAACCATTCACAGTGGATGCTGCAACGACAAGAAAATATTCGTTTTTAAAAATGAATGCACCGCTCACAGAGGAATATATTTTGACCTTAACGCCAGAACAACAAGAAGTTTCCAATCAAATTAATCGTAGAACAGAATTTAAAGTACTGAAAACAACATATAATCTTTATTAA
- the thyA gene encoding thymidylate synthetase (Evidence 2a : Function from experimental evidences in other organisms; PubMedId : 10944209, 1518803, 2128651, 2223754, 3520484, 6308660, 7708505, 8312270, 8973201, 9416600, 9826509; Product type e : enzyme) encodes MKQYLDLLQRILDEGVKKEDRTGTGTLSVFGHQMRFNMEDGFPCLTTKKLHLKSIIYELLWXLNGDTXVKYLQDNGVRIWNEWADENGYLGPIYGXQWRSWPDYNGGHIDQISQAVETIKNNPDSRRIIVSAWNVADLPNMNLPPCHAFFQFYVADGKLSLQLYQRSADVFLGVPFNIASYALLLQMMAQVTGLKAGDFVHTLGDVHIYTNHLEQVKLQLTREPRKLPKMLINPNVKSIFDFKFEDFKLTDYDPHPHIKGEVSI; translated from the coding sequence GTGAAACAATATTTAGACCTTTTACAACGCATTTTAGACGAAGGAGTCAAAAAAGAAGACCGTACAGGAACAGGAACCCTTAGTGTTTTTGGACATCAAATGCGGTTTAATATGGAAGACGGTTTTCCTTGTTTAACAACAAAGAAATTACACCTAAAATCCATCATCTATGAACTCCTTTGGTTNTTGAACGGCGACACCNACGTAAAATATCTGCAAGACAACGGAGTAAGAATTTGGAATGAATGGGCAGACGAAAATGGATATTTAGGACCTATTTACGGTTANCAGTGGCGTTCTTGGCCCGATTATAACGGCGGACACATTGATCAAATTTCGCAGGCAGTGGAAACAATCAAAAACAATCCTGATTCGCGCCGAATCATTGTTAGCGCTTGGAATGTGGCTGATTTACCCAACATGAATTTACCTCCCTGTCATGCTTTTTTCCAGTTTTACGTAGCTGACGGAAAATTAAGCCTTCAACTCTACCAACGCAGCGCCGATGTTTTTCTCGGAGTTCCTTTTAATATTGCTTCTTACGCACTTTTACTTCAAATGATGGCTCAAGTTACAGGGCTAAAAGCGGGTGATTTTGTTCATACATTGGGCGATGTTCATATTTACACCAACCATTTGGAACAAGTAAAATTACAACTCACACGTGAACCAAGGAAATTGCCAAAGATGTTAATTAATCCTAATGTAAAAAGTATTTTCGATTTTAAATTTGAAGATTTTAAATTGACCGATTACGACCCTCATCCTCACATCAAAGGGGAAGTTTCTATATAA
- a CDS encoding conserved hypothetical protein (Evidence 4 : Unknown function but conserved in other organisms), with protein MAVIKPFKGIRPPKNLAEKVNSRPYDVLNSEEARAEAAGNEYSLYHIIKPEIDFPVGTDEHDEKVYKKAAENFAKFRDKGWLVQDEKPLYYVYAQTMNGKTQYGLVVAAYVDDYMKGNIKKHELTRRDKEEDRMKHVRVNNANIEPVFFAYPHNEELDNIVKEITKKTPEYDFVAELDGFGHTFWIIDDEKTIEKITEIFAEIPSLYIADGHHRSAAAALVGNEKRLQNRNHKGDEEYNYFMAVCFPDNQLTIIDYNRVVKDLNGLSDDEFLNKLKENFIVEEKGTEIYKPNKLHNFSVYLSGKWYSLTAKEGTYNDNDPIGVLDVTISSNLILDEILGIKDLRSDKRIDFVGGIRGLGELKKRVDSGEMKVALALYPVSMKQLIDIADSGNIMPPKTTWFEPKLRSGLVIHELV; from the coding sequence ATGGCTGTTATTAAACCGTTCAAAGGTATTCGTCCTCCAAAAAATTTAGCGGAAAAAGTAAATTCTCGTCCGTATGATGTTTTAAATTCTGAAGAAGCGCGCGCTGAAGCAGCAGGAAACGAATATTCGCTTTATCATATTATTAAACCCGAGATAGATTTCCCAGTCGGGACCGACGAACACGATGAAAAAGTGTACAAAAAAGCAGCCGAAAATTTTGCAAAATTCCGTGATAAAGGTTGGCTTGTGCAGGATGAAAAACCGCTGTACTACGTTTACGCTCAAACAATGAACGGAAAAACACAGTACGGCTTGGTTGTAGCAGCTTATGTGGATGATTATATGAAAGGCAACATTAAAAAACATGAACTTACTCGCCGTGATAAGGAAGAAGACCGTATGAAACACGTTCGTGTGAACAACGCCAACATCGAACCGGTATTTTTTGCTTATCCGCACAACGAAGAATTGGATAATATTGTAAAAGAAATTACAAAAAAAACTCCTGAATACGATTTCGTAGCAGAATTAGACGGTTTCGGTCACACTTTTTGGATTATTGACGATGAAAAAACCATAGAAAAAATTACCGAAATTTTTGCCGAAATCCCATCGCTTTACATTGCTGACGGGCATCACCGCAGCGCAGCCGCCGCTTTGGTTGGTAACGAAAAACGCCTTCAAAACCGCAATCACAAAGGCGATGAAGAATACAATTATTTTATGGCAGTTTGTTTCCCGGATAATCAACTTACAATTATTGACTACAATCGCGTAGTAAAAGATTTGAACGGACTTTCAGACGATGAATTTTTAAATAAACTGAAAGAAAATTTCATTGTAGAAGAAAAAGGAACGGAAATTTATAAGCCAAACAAACTGCATAATTTCTCTGTTTACCTTTCAGGAAAATGGTATTCCTTAACCGCGAAAGAAGGAACTTATAATGACAACGACCCGATTGGAGTATTGGACGTAACCATTTCTTCCAATTTAATTTTGGATGAAATTCTTGGAATAAAAGATTTAAGAAGCGACAAACGGATTGATTTCGTAGGCGGAATTCGCGGTTTGGGTGAACTTAAAAAACGTGTGGACAGCGGTGAAATGAAAGTAGCTTTAGCGCTTTATCCGGTTTCAATGAAACAATTGATAGACATTGCCGACAGCGGAAATATTATGCCTCCCAAAACTACGTGGTTTGAGCCCAAATTGCGTTCGGGATTGGTTATTCATGAATTGGTGTGA
- the rnz gene encoding Ribonuclease Z, which translates to MNIKLHIIGSGSALPTKDNFPTSQILELRDKQFMIDCGEGTQIRLKQMKLRTNRLGHIFISHLHGDHCFGLIGLIATFGMLNRTADLHIHAHPDLEQLLEPQLKYFCSESPFKIIFHPINPTIHELIYEDRSVEVFTIPLKHRVPTCGFLFQEKQGFRHIKKDMIDFYNVPVSQINKIKQGEDFVTEEGEIIPNEILTTAPTPAFRYAFCSDTAYNEAMIPXIKDVDLLYHEATFADDETLRARQTMHSTARQAAEIAKKANVKKLLLGHYSARYINKNIILKEAKEVFENTSLSEDMMTMEF; encoded by the coding sequence TTGAACATCAAACTACATATCATCGGCTCCGGCTCGGCATTACCCACCAAGGATAATTTTCCTACTTCGCAAATTTTAGAATTGCGTGATAAACAATTTATGATTGATTGCGGAGAAGGCACACAAATTCGTCTTAAGCAGATGAAGTTGAGAACAAATCGATTGGGACACATTTTTATTTCTCATCTTCACGGCGATCATTGTTTTGGTTTGATTGGATTGATTGCCACTTTTGGGATGCTGAACCGAACGGCAGATTTACACATCCACGCTCACCCCGACTTAGAACAACTTCTGGAACCTCAATTGAAATATTTTTGTTCGGAATCTCCTTTTAAAATCATCTTCCACCCGATAAATCCTACCATACATGAATTAATTTACGAAGACCGCAGTGTGGAAGTTTTTACTATTCCGCTCAAGCATCGTGTTCCTACTTGCGGGTTTCTTTTTCAGGAAAAACAAGGATTCAGACATATTAAGAAAGATATGATTGATTTCTATAACGTTCCTGTTTCACAAATAAACAAAATAAAACAAGGGGAAGATTTTGTAACTGAAGAAGGAGAAATTATCCCCAATGAGATTTTAACTACCGCTCCTACCCCTGCGTTTCGTTATGCTTTTTGCTCCGACACGGCTTACAATGAAGCAATGATACCTNTTATTAAAGACGTAGATTTACTTTATCACGAAGCTACTTTTGCCGATGATGAGACATTGCGCGCGCGGCAAACGATGCATTCCACAGCGCGTCAGGCAGCTGAGATTGCCAAAAAAGCAAATGTAAAAAAACTCCTTCTCGGACATTATTCCGCCCGATACATCAATAAAAATATCATTCTGAAAGAAGCAAAAGAAGTATTTGAAAACACTTCTTTAAGTGAAGATATGATGACGATGGAGTTTTGA
- a CDS encoding hypothetical protein (Evidence 5 : Unknown function): protein MTNQTSSNGMSKIIFYRESSQIYSGAAYSIYANGFPVAKLKNQSYYVFECEPXIXNISLDKKSKPNVVINAEAGKXYYILLGFKSNFWTVTPELYLVDSFSAEALINNGYLKKVDLFTNFAKPQNRIGLNLGGGAGIKNENVLMLDNGDYSSMSYGGGVGFGLILGHQFGKYFDTEIGFDYQFSELSPSVSNAKMTFNRFSASITPTFVIPLKGGDFRRIKIGGGLSYFLSAKLKADLSKIPDGFKDTWTYNNPLGYHIVVLYEQDISDNWSFNMGIKWIDVSYKLTETQRVTPTDSFFFTPNGSGILFNIGVYYXF from the coding sequence GTGACAAACCAGACATCGTCAAACGGCATGTCAAAAATTATTTTTTACAGAGAATCATCACAAATTTACTCAGGAGCTGCATATTCAATATATGCAAATGGTTTTCCCGTTGCAAAATTGAAAAACCAATCTTATTATGTGTTTGAGTGCGAACCGAANATTTANAATATTTCCTTGGATAAAAAATCAAAACCAAATGTTGTGATAAATGCAGAAGCAGGAAAAANTTATTATATTTTATTGGGATTTAAATCCAATTTTTGGACTGTAACACCTGAATTATATCTTGTAGATTCATTTTCAGCCGAAGCTTTAATAAATAATGGATATTTGAAAAAAGTGGATTTATTTACCAACTTTGCTAAACCACAAAACAGAATCGGATTAAACCTGGGAGGAGGAGCCGGGATTAAAAACGAAAATGTATTAATGTTGGATAATGGTGATTATTCCTCTATGAGTTATGGCGGAGGAGTCGGTTTCGGATTAATCTTAGGACATCAATTTGGAAAATATTTTGACACGGAAATCGGTTTTGATTATCAATTTAGCGAATTATCGCCTTCTGTAAGTAATGCNAAAATGACTTTTAACCGATTTTCAGCTTCTATCACTCCCACATTTGTAATACCACTAAAAGGAGGAGATTTTCGTCGTATAAAAATAGGCGGCGGTTTGAGTTATTTTCTATCTGCAAAATTGAAAGCAGATTTGTCAAAAATTCCGGATGGATTTAAAGACACTTGGACTTATAACAATCCATTAGGTTATCATATTGTTGTTCTTTATGAACAAGATATTTCTGATAATTGGTCATTCAATATGGGTATAAAATGGATAGACGTTTCCTATAAGCTNACTGAAACGCAAAGAGTTACGCCTACAGACAGTTTCTTTTTTACGCCAAACGGTTCAGGAATTCTTTTCAACATAGGTGTTTATTATAANTTCTGA
- a CDS encoding Transcriptional repressor, CopY family, which yields MKELTPKEEEIMRHFWKEDALFVKDLVEKYPDPKPHFNTLSTYVRALEEKGLLSHESFGTTYRYFPLVSEAEYKNRTLKNVVKKYFNNSYLNVVSSFIRSENVSVDEIRKLLDEVEKSES from the coding sequence ATGAAAGAATTAACGCCCAAAGAAGAAGAAATAATGCGGCATTTCTGGAAAGAAGACGCTTTGTTTGTGAAAGATTTAGTAGAAAAATATCCCGACCCGAAACCGCACTTCAACACACTTTCTACTTATGTGCGCGCGTTGGAAGAAAAAGGATTGCTTTCGCACGAAAGTTTTGGAACCACGTATCGTTATTTTCCGTTAGTTTCGGAAGCTGAATACAAAAACCGCACGCTGAAAAATGTGGTGAAAAAGTATTTTAATAACTCGTATTTGAATGTTGTTTCCAGTTTTATCCGCTCGGAAAATGTATCGGTGGACGAAATCAGAAAATTGTTGGACGAAGTAGAAAAATCTGAATCTTAA
- the hisI gene encoding fused phosphoribosyl-AMP cyclohydrolase; phosphoribosyl-ATP pyrophosphatase (Evidence 2a : Function from experimental evidences in other organisms; PubMedId : 3018428, 3062174, 7536735, 8201624; Product type e : enzyme), with protein MMNLDFQKLNGLVPAIIQDNNTLKVLMLGFMNEDALKKTEETGKVTFFSRTKNRLWTKGEESGNFLNVVSITPDCDNDTLLIKVNPVGPVCHTGNDTCWNEKNKTDIAFLQYLQEFITKRKAEMPEGSYTTSLFQKGVNRMAQKVGEEAVETVIEAVNGTDEGFLYEASDLIYHLIVLLTHKGYSLTDIAKELEKRHK; from the coding sequence ATGATGAATCTCGATTTTCAAAAATTAAACGGTTTAGTTCCGGCTATTATTCAAGATAACAATACTTTAAAGGTATTGATGCTTGGTTTTATGAATGAAGACGCGTTGAAAAAAACAGAAGAAACCGGAAAAGTAACTTTTTTCAGCCGCACAAAAAATCGTCTATGGACAAAAGGCGAAGAAAGCGGTAATTTTCTCAACGTTGTTTCCATTACGCCCGATTGTGATAACGATACGTTACTAATAAAAGTAAATCCGGTTGGACCTGTGTGCCACACGGGAAACGACACTTGTTGGAATGAAAAAAATAAAACCGATATTGCTTTTTTACAATACTTACAGGAATTTATTACCAAACGAAAAGCCGAAATGCCCGAAGGTTCTTACACTACTTCACTGTTTCAAAAAGGAGTAAACCGTATGGCGCAAAAAGTAGGAGAAGAAGCTGTAGAAACCGTTATTGAAGCCGTAAACGGCACTGATGAAGGTTTTCTTTACGAAGCTTCAGATTTGATTTATCACTTAATCGTTTTGTTGACTCATAAAGGTTATTCATTAACTGATATTGCGAAAGAATTGGAAAAAAGACACAAATAA
- the ftsE gene encoding Cell division ATP-binding protein FtsE encodes MSETFIKYKDVELCQQELVVLKDVNIKIGAGEFIYLLGSVGSGKSTFLKSLYHEVPIETGEAQIFDYDLLKIKTKEVPHLRRKIGIVFQDFQLLIDRNVHKNLEFVLRATGWKDKKLIEEQIENVLKQVGMQTKGYKMPHQLSGGEQQRIVIARALLNSPSIILADEPTGNLDPNTGKGIMELLYSIREAGTTIIIATHNLTWVDMFSGRVLKIQDERLIDVSQ; translated from the coding sequence ATGTCGGAAACATTTATTAAATATAAAGACGTAGAACTTTGCCAACAGGAATTGGTTGTTTTGAAAGATGTAAACATAAAAATTGGCGCAGGCGAATTTATTTACTTGCTTGGAAGTGTTGGAAGCGGTAAAAGCACGTTTTTAAAATCATTATACCACGAAGTGCCGATTGAAACAGGAGAAGCACAAATTTTTGATTACGATTTATTGAAAATAAAAACCAAAGAAGTGCCGCATTTGCGTCGAAAAATCGGTATTGTGTTTCAGGACTTCCAACTTTTAATTGATAGAAACGTACATAAAAATCTGGAATTTGTACTTCGTGCAACCGGTTGGAAAGACAAAAAACTAATCGAAGAGCAAATTGAAAACGTGTTGAAACAAGTCGGTATGCAAACAAAAGGCTACAAAATGCCGCATCAACTTTCCGGCGGCGAACAACAACGTATTGTTATTGCACGAGCGTTGCTTAATTCTCCATCTATTATTTTGGCAGATGAACCCACCGGCAACCTTGACCCTAATACAGGAAAAGGCATTATGGAACTACTTTACAGCATTCGCGAAGCGGGAACAACCATTATCATCGCTACGCACAATTTAACTTGGGTCGATATGTTTTCCGGACGTGTGTTGAAAATTCAAGACGAACGACTGATAGATGTTAGTCAGTAG